DNA from Rosa rugosa chromosome 6, drRosRugo1.1, whole genome shotgun sequence:
AGAATGTACTCAGCAAAGTGACATTGAATTCTAGATCACTAAGAAAGTGTTTTAGCCTTTTAGGCACTTGCCAGTTGCCACGCATTGATTAACAAATTCAAATAGGAAGTTTTAAGTTTGACTCAATAATGACGAATTGTTATAATGAGAGAAAAAAAGTTAGAGGAGATGTCGCCATCATTTTCTATGTCTATTGGCATTGTGTTATGAGTTTtgtaaggatttttttttttttttgctgatctTAATGACTGAAAATGTGAGTTTACAAGATAGATCGTTTAATATGACCTTGCTGAAATATCAATGAATTACCAttctttaataaaaaaaattagctgCCATAACCGAACATACATGTACATATGATATCTAACACATTATAGACCATGTGATCTATAATACATATGTGAGTTTCACTTTCATGACCCGAAGTCTTGAATCGATCATTTTATGTCATTCTTTATATATCATATCATTATATGTACAAATAACTAATCAAAATATTGATAGCTAATTATCCAATTATATCGAACAAATAATTAATTGAAAAAGAATGATCAAATAATCATAAAGAACCGTCCGTTAAGCTAAAACATATGAATGACATGAAAAGAACACAATGTTCTTTAGCAGAACTCCTTTGTTTTTTGATCAAAAATAGCAGAACAGTTAAACAACACTAACACGTGTTGAACTTCTTGCAAAGAAATGTCATATACCCTTTGTTTTttgtggaaaggaaaagaaaaaggaaagaaaaagaattgtAGGTTAAGGGTGGAGGACATTGTCATAATTTCACTTTGTAGGGGAAAACTTAGCCAAATCCGACTCACATCCACGTCCGCAACAGAGAGTGACTGAAAAAGAACTACACACTTTAAAAACCATACAACCAGAAAAACTTgaataaggaaaaataaaaattatgacATTCCATTTCTTATTGCGTTTTTGCTTGGCCAAATCCAAATTTCATGACCCAATTTAcactctctctcaatctctgcAAAACTGAGTGCTTCCCGTGAAACGTGCGCAATAAGGTACCTCTCTGCCCTTTTCTTTGTAATGCATTCAAGTCCTCTCCTTTTCATTTTTCCTGTAAATTTTGTGGCTTTTGGGTATGACTTATGCTTGTGGATCTCAaatgggtttgttttgtttttggatttttaTGGAAGAATGCATTGAAAATGTTGAAAGTGTTATGCCTTTTTCCATGATTCAGTGTTAtgcaatttttctcttttcctccGGATCTAATTTGCCTAATATATGTCATATTCTAGCTACTTCTCTTTTGGATTAAAAGATTTTATCTTTTgattgttttcattgaacatcaACATCAATGAGATAAAATGTGAAGTGGGTATTTAGTTTGGAAATGTGTTAATGGTTAATAAATCAAGCTGAAGCTGTTTTGGTTCTTGGAGCAATAGGTTCTTTATTGAATCATCTAATTTTGAATGTTGCAAAGAGTTGTGGACAATTTATGCTGGGGCTTGGTGGGTAATATTGAAAAAGCCCCAGTTTCTGTATGAGAGTTGAAATGTGATTTCTTTACAGCTACCGTGATGTGGGTTCTATTGAAAGGCTCATTTTTGAATCTGGGTTTGTGTCCAATGATGACCCAGTTCTTGCAATACGCAATTGAGCTGGGTCAAAATGGGTTTTGGAGCCTCTTTATATTTTTGTCGAAGTATCATGAGTTCAGGTACTCATGAGGGTGCTGGATAGAATTGAGTTTGGAGGTTTTATGCTTCAAAAACAATTAAGCTAGAGGAAAGTAATTCTTGATGATTCAACCGGGTCTATACTACCTTCTTATTAAGTTGGTTATGTGCAATTGTGGAGCATATGGTGTTATCAATTTGAATATGGGTAGCTATTTATGTTTAAGTTTAACCACCATGTGTTGCATGGCCcatactttttcttcttcttcatttaccTATCTTTCATCTGATTTTCCATTGGCGGTGCTCTCTTGTACTAAACAGTAAAACCTGCATTCTAGGTGACCATTCTGTTAGTAGAACTTTGGAAAGTCTCTGAAAGGAAACACTCGTCCTCAATTTTCGGAGCAGTTGCATAAAAggaatggtcactcaacttggAGATAATGGAGATGCGTACTGGAAATTCCCGTTCCAATAAAAAGCAATCTTTAGAGAATAACAAATCTGCCACTGAAGAGAAAAGTCCTGCAGAAAAAGAACCAAACACTTCTGTATTTGTCAACTATGGTAAGTTCATTAGATACTAAGTATTCATACTTGTATATGTATCCGTGATTTTTCCAATGTTGGTGTAACACCATTAAACTAACTCATAGTCAGAAATTACTCCTACTGTAGAATAGACATCTATGTTAAGTCTGTTCAGATATTATGCACACTTTGACTTTTCAAAGAATATCTTCTATTAGTTAGTGAAGTAATCAAAATCTTTTGGGTTACAATATTTGCCTATTTCCAAAACCACCAAGtgttcataattttttttcccctctctGTTCACAAAAGTAATAAAATCCTAAGTTAGATTGATGTTCCATCTTGACATCACTTGCGGCTCAGTACTGCCCTGTAAACCATCTTTTACAGCCGAGTTATACCAAAAGTGATAGCATTGGAATTTGGATTTTCATCAGTGTGATggtttttctgtttctttttacCCTGAGGGTGGGGGGAAGGAGTCGAAAGCAACGATTCCAAAGTAACGTATCCCCCATTACCATTCCTTGCAACAAACAAATTAGTTTTGTCATTACATGATTGATGTTGATCATATTGTTCTTTCATGATAATAAAGCTAAGTTATCATGTAGCTGCAATTGCTTGGCATGACAGTAGAAGAAAGTGGGTCGGGGATCAGCGGGTGCAAAGAATGGCCAAGGATCCAATTATAAGGTATTTTCTCCTAACACAATTCTTGGATAGAATGGGGTTAGTTGGTGTACTAGTCATCGTTAAAGAGTTTGCACCTTAGagtttaaaaacaaagaaaaaagtgaaGAGCATAACTGTGACTACATATTATTAGGTAAGAATGAAGCAATTAAGACTGGTATGTCAGTTTAAGGAAATTGCACTTATGTTCGGATGTCTGTCACTCTGTCAACTAGAACTTGCACCTCACTTGCTGATCTATAGTTTGCAGATTTTTCAAAATATCTCCTTTAGTCCTTTTGTTTGGTGCGTGTCCATATTAGTAGCTTTGTCCGCTTACTTCTGTTTAATCATAGCTGCTAAAAAAATGTCTGGAAGATTAATGCAAAAGCTATGTGCTGCATATTATACCTCCATCATAATGATTGATGATATCAGTGGCTTTGCCCAATTATTTTCTGTTGAATTGTTGATTGCACTTATGTTCGGATGTCTGTCACTCTGTCAACTAGAACTTGCACCTCACTTGCTGATCTATAGTTTGCAGATTTTTCAAAATATCTCCTTCAGTCCTTCTGTTTGGTGCGTGTCCATATTAGTAGCTTTGTCCGCTTACTTCTGTTTAATCGTAGCTGCTAAAAAAATGTCCGGAAGATTAATGCAAAAGCGATGTGCTGCATATTATACCTCCATCATAATGATTGATGATATCAGTGGCTTTGCCCAATTATTTTCTGTTGAATTGTTGCTACTTCTTGAAGATAATGTGGAAAGTTtatgttgcagctggtcaacagcgTATGAGGATCTACTTTCTACCAATGAGTGTTTCCCTGAGCCAATCCCTTTAACTGTAAGTTTGAAACAATCACATAATTATGCACACACCTGTCCAATAGAATCATGAGATATTGTTAGGTGTAACTGTCTTCCATCTTCGTTTCCATGTGTTTCATTTTTTAGGACAAGATTTGCATGTATTGTGATTCTAAGTAACTGGTACATTGTGCAGGAGATGGTAGACTTTTTAGTTGATATTTGGCATGATGAAGGCCTGTTCGATTAGGCAGTCCAGAAGAGATCAAAGTTGACCCTCCACAAACCCTGATTAAGGATGATAGTCTAATTCCTTGTAGCTGATTAATGCCATGACGTGGCAATGCTTTGCCACGTAAGAACAAAAGTAAATCATTATAGTTCCCCAAATTCTTTGGATGATAAATCAAGATACTGTTAAACATTGCCAATACTGTGGGAAAAAAGTGAATACACTTCAGGTCAGACTGATGATTTATGAATAACTTCCCAGACAAATTAGTTGTGTTTCTTACTATCATCGGATTTGAGGTCCTACTGAGGACCATGTAGTTCTACTTTTACTTCTTTTTATGAACTGCAACCCTTAATAATTGTAGGAATTTGAGGTAATCAAGTAAGGATACAACAATAGCTCTTTGTCTCTTACTGTGTCTTCAATATCACTAATGACCATACTGATCAATGGTAGTAGCTCATAAGGCTATGATTGCCAATTTGGTATTGCTTTGTTGTGAACTCATGAAGTAAAATAGCTTCATCATGCGTGTGGTAAACTGGATTAACTTTAGAACATTTTCGACGTAATTGGAAAATCTCAAGGCAGATGGGATTAACTAAAAGGGACACAATTTTGTTTCACTATACAGTTTCTACAATTTTCTTGCCAGTGTGACACTTCTTTTGTGTCcgtcttaatttttttttta
Protein-coding regions in this window:
- the LOC133717132 gene encoding uncharacterized protein LOC133717132 produces the protein MEMRTGNSRSNKKQSLENNKSATEEKSPAEKEPNTSVFVNYAAIAWHDSRRKWVGDQRVQRMAKDPIISWSTAYEDLLSTNECFPEPIPLTEMVDFLVDIWHDEGLFD